A genomic segment from Candidatus Binatia bacterium encodes:
- a CDS encoding MgtC/SapB family protein, whose amino-acid sequence MHDTSLIPADQLHVILRLLAAAAAGALVGWNRQITGKPAGLRTHMLVSLGAALFTLIPLLISEAHAADALSRAIQGVATGIGFLGAGEIFHETQSKPGVLPVQGLTSAAAIWVTAALGMVAGCGLWVLTAFGAILTLIILDVARRVEPHLKVRSGE is encoded by the coding sequence ATGCACGATACCTCCTTGATTCCCGCCGACCAGCTTCACGTCATCCTGAGGCTACTGGCCGCCGCGGCGGCCGGCGCACTGGTAGGCTGGAACCGGCAAATTACCGGCAAGCCGGCGGGGCTGAGGACCCACATGCTGGTGAGTCTCGGCGCTGCGCTGTTCACCCTGATTCCCTTGCTGATCAGCGAAGCCCACGCAGCCGACGCCTTGAGCCGGGCCATTCAAGGCGTAGCGACAGGCATCGGATTCCTGGGGGCCGGAGAGATCTTTCATGAAACACAATCGAAACCGGGAGTTCTGCCGGTACAAGGTTTGACCTCCGCCGCCGCCATTTGGGTGACCGCAGCCTTGGGAATGGTGGCCGGGTGCGGTTTGTGGGTGCTGACCGCTTTCGGAGCCATCCTCACGCTGATCATCCTCGACGTGGCGAGAAGAGTGGAGCCACACCTCAAGGTCCGGTCCGGCGAGTAA
- the menE gene encoding o-succinylbenzoate--CoA ligase, whose amino-acid sequence MPFVRNDIIPDWLEQRAETSPEHAALMYEGRSISFADLAARAAAVSGRLRHLGVSRGDRIALLIGNRPEFVEILNAAARLGAVIVPLNGRLSPTEIARQLEDSNPRVLLYDKATRDTVAAVREMLAISAVSVDVDALNGDPVLDEIAGDPDRGSTTIDLQAGHCIVYTSGSSGRPKGVLLTFGNFFWSAVGSAFNLGVHHDDRWLACLPFCHVGGLSILLRSVIYGTSAVIHHGFDPARVDRALDEDRVTIISVVANMLQRLLETRGDRPFPPWLRCILLGGGPAPPALLQACRARGLPVMQTYGLTEAASQVATLAPADAERKLGSAGKPLLGTEVLLRGIDGPVPTGEVGEILIRGPSVSPGYLNPVGDAQRQDGWFCTGDLGRLDDEGFLYVMGRRDDMIISGGENVYPAEVEAALQAHPAVAEACVFGVPDERWGTAVAACVRLRAHMTASADDLTEHVRRHLARFKAPRHIHFVDDFPRTAAGKIVRHRVQQSALSRVARRIPA is encoded by the coding sequence ATGCCGTTCGTTAGGAATGACATCATTCCCGACTGGCTGGAGCAGCGGGCGGAGACCAGCCCTGAGCATGCCGCTCTGATGTACGAGGGGCGGTCCATCTCGTTTGCCGATCTGGCAGCGCGCGCAGCGGCGGTAAGCGGGCGGCTGCGCCATCTCGGGGTGAGCCGTGGTGATCGGATCGCTTTGCTGATCGGCAACCGTCCCGAGTTTGTGGAGATCCTCAACGCGGCGGCGCGTCTGGGTGCCGTCATCGTGCCACTCAACGGACGCCTGAGCCCAACGGAGATTGCCCGGCAACTCGAGGATAGCAATCCACGCGTCCTTCTGTACGACAAGGCCACGCGTGACACCGTCGCTGCCGTTCGCGAGATGCTGGCGATATCGGCGGTCAGCGTGGACGTCGATGCGCTGAACGGTGACCCGGTACTCGACGAGATTGCCGGTGATCCGGACCGCGGCAGCACCACGATCGATCTACAAGCGGGGCACTGCATCGTTTACACCTCCGGAAGCAGCGGCCGTCCCAAGGGCGTGCTGTTGACCTTCGGAAATTTTTTCTGGAGCGCGGTCGGCTCAGCCTTCAACCTCGGCGTCCATCACGATGACCGCTGGCTGGCGTGCCTGCCGTTCTGTCACGTCGGCGGCCTGTCAATTCTGCTGCGCAGTGTCATCTATGGCACGTCGGCGGTCATTCATCACGGCTTCGATCCGGCGCGTGTGGATCGTGCGCTCGATGAGGATCGAGTGACCATCATCTCCGTAGTGGCAAACATGCTCCAGCGGTTGCTGGAGACGCGCGGTGACCGCCCCTTCCCACCATGGTTGCGCTGCATCCTTCTCGGCGGCGGGCCGGCGCCGCCGGCGCTGTTGCAGGCCTGCCGTGCGCGGGGCCTCCCGGTCATGCAGACGTACGGGTTGACCGAAGCGGCATCGCAAGTGGCCACGCTGGCGCCCGCTGATGCCGAACGGAAGCTTGGTTCCGCCGGCAAGCCACTGCTGGGAACCGAGGTCCTCTTGCGCGGCATAGACGGGCCGGTACCAACGGGAGAGGTCGGCGAGATTCTCATTCGTGGGCCGAGCGTGAGTCCGGGCTACCTCAATCCGGTTGGCGATGCGCAGCGCCAGGATGGCTGGTTTTGCACCGGCGATCTCGGCCGTCTCGACGATGAGGGATTTCTTTACGTCATGGGCCGCCGCGACGACATGATCATATCGGGCGGCGAAAACGTCTATCCGGCGGAGGTAGAAGCGGCGCTGCAGGCGCATCCGGCAGTCGCCGAAGCCTGCGTATTTGGTGTGCCCGATGAGCGCTGGGGAACTGCCGTTGCGGCCTGCGTCCGGCTGCGCGCGCACATGACCGCCAGCGCCGACGATCTAACTGAGCACGTCCGCCGCCATCTTGCCCGGTTCAAGGCTCCACGTCACATTCACTTCGTCGACGACTTCCCCCGCACAGCGGCCGGCAAGATCGTCCGCCATCGTGTGCAGCAATCAGCGCTGTCGCGCGTTGCTCGCCGGATCCCGGCGTAA
- the menC gene encoding o-succinylbenzoate synthase — protein MKLRRIEVTPFRIPYRRPFVIGGVAVAARTGLVVQVHGDDGRVGLGEVAPHPTAGDDTLRGAARAIATIQEALLSAGPIEVEFPLLDRLPVIPSAAARAGLEMACWDLAAQSAGTRVAEMLGSMVTESIPVNAVVDQQEPGAAATAARALAAEGFCCIKLKVARDFAGDAARVAAVRAAIGPEVGIRLDANGIWTVDEAINVIPRLATHGIEYVEQPVREMADLARVRRTVETAIAADECVTDADSVRQLAAMEAADFVVVKPALLGLGSAAAVIRTARACGLKVVVTSALDTSIGIAAALHLAATLPDPALPCGLATASLLAGDLVRQPLVPRGGWLSVPQGPGLGVQLDTAAVRRWCCDAVR, from the coding sequence ATGAAGCTTCGCCGGATAGAAGTTACGCCGTTCCGCATTCCCTATCGCCGGCCTTTTGTCATCGGGGGAGTAGCCGTCGCTGCACGCACCGGCCTTGTGGTCCAAGTGCACGGTGATGACGGGCGCGTGGGGTTGGGCGAAGTAGCACCGCATCCGACCGCCGGCGACGACACGCTACGCGGCGCCGCACGAGCGATTGCCACAATACAGGAGGCGTTGCTGAGCGCCGGACCGATAGAAGTCGAGTTCCCGCTTTTGGACCGGCTGCCAGTCATCCCGTCGGCCGCGGCACGAGCGGGTCTGGAGATGGCCTGTTGGGATCTGGCCGCGCAGTCGGCCGGAACACGAGTGGCCGAGATGTTGGGATCGATGGTGACGGAAAGCATTCCCGTTAATGCCGTCGTTGATCAGCAGGAGCCGGGCGCGGCGGCGACGGCTGCGCGCGCGTTGGCAGCCGAGGGGTTTTGCTGCATCAAGCTGAAGGTGGCGCGCGACTTCGCCGGAGACGCGGCACGCGTGGCAGCCGTGCGTGCGGCCATCGGTCCTGAAGTCGGCATCCGGCTGGATGCGAACGGAATATGGACGGTTGATGAGGCAATCAACGTGATTCCGCGGCTGGCAACGCATGGGATCGAGTACGTCGAGCAGCCTGTCCGCGAGATGGCGGATCTGGCCCGCGTGCGCCGCACCGTCGAGACAGCCATTGCAGCCGACGAATGTGTGACCGATGCGGATTCCGTCCGGCAGCTCGCGGCAATGGAGGCCGCCGACTTTGTCGTCGTGAAGCCGGCACTACTCGGCTTGGGCAGCGCGGCAGCTGTCATCCGAACTGCGCGTGCCTGCGGTTTGAAGGTGGTGGTGACCTCCGCGCTCGACACCAGCATCGGTATCGCTGCGGCGCTACATCTGGCGGCGACGCTACCGGACCCGGCACTGCCCTGCGGCCTGGCCACCGCGTCGCTGCTGGCAGGCGATCTTGTGCGCCAGCCGCTGGTGCCTCGTGGCGGCTGGCTGAGCGTTCCCCAGGGTCCGGGTTTGGGTGTCCAGTTAGATACGGCGGCCGTGCGGCGTTGGTGTTGCGATGCCGTTCGTTAG
- a CDS encoding 1,4-dihydroxy-2-naphthoate polyprenyltransferase → MAMHMQGRDSFSAWIMAIRPATLTAAIIPVVVGTAVAARGGVAHLDAATAALIAALLIQIGTNLVNDVDDFERGADSAARQGPTRVIQAGLLSPEQVRLAAWMAFGAAAVAGSYLCVVGGWPIMAVGVAAIGSGLAYTGGPWPLGYHGLGDVFVFIFFGVVAVVGTFYVQAGCTTSLVVAASIPVGALATAILVVNNVRDFDTDRVAGKHTLAVRFGQGAGRAEFIALVALAYAVPAALWLVWRSSLWVLLPWLTLPWAITLTWRMARCRDGASFNAALRSTARLHAAFGVLFAAGLMG, encoded by the coding sequence ATGGCCATGCACATGCAGGGCCGTGACTCGTTCTCCGCCTGGATCATGGCGATCCGGCCGGCGACTCTGACGGCGGCAATCATCCCGGTGGTCGTGGGGACCGCCGTTGCCGCCCGAGGCGGCGTGGCGCACCTCGATGCAGCGACGGCGGCGCTCATTGCGGCGCTTCTCATCCAGATCGGGACGAATCTCGTCAACGACGTCGACGACTTCGAGCGCGGCGCCGACTCGGCCGCGCGGCAGGGTCCGACGCGCGTGATCCAGGCCGGACTGCTGTCGCCGGAGCAAGTGCGCCTGGCAGCCTGGATGGCTTTCGGTGCGGCGGCCGTCGCCGGCAGTTACCTCTGCGTCGTCGGTGGCTGGCCGATCATGGCGGTCGGCGTCGCCGCCATCGGCTCCGGGCTGGCGTACACCGGCGGTCCATGGCCGCTCGGCTACCACGGTCTGGGAGACGTGTTCGTGTTCATCTTCTTCGGCGTCGTCGCAGTGGTCGGGACATTCTACGTACAGGCCGGCTGCACGACCAGCTTGGTCGTCGCCGCATCCATTCCGGTCGGGGCGTTAGCAACGGCCATCCTCGTGGTCAACAACGTCCGGGATTTTGACACCGACCGGGTTGCGGGCAAGCACACGTTGGCGGTGCGCTTCGGCCAGGGCGCGGGGCGAGCGGAGTTCATCGCCCTGGTCGCGCTGGCCTATGCGGTGCCGGCGGCGCTGTGGCTTGTATGGCGATCGTCCCTTTGGGTCCTCTTGCCGTGGCTGACGCTGCCGTGGGCCATTACGCTCACTTGGCGCATGGCACGCTGCCGGGACGGCGCAAGCTTCAACGCGGCGCTGCGCAGCACGGCGCGCTTGCACGCGGCATTCGGAGTTTTGTTTGCCGCGGGTCTCATGGGATGA